CTTCCTTTGACACTTACAGGCACTTTGTATTTACTCACAACACCTTTTTGTGCAAGAAGTAAATCAACATGAAGTATAGTATTGCTCACGGGATCTTTTTGATATTCTTGTATTACAACATCTAAAGTTTTCCCTCCGACTTTAACTTGAAAAATTAAAGTCGTTTTTTGCTTTACTTCTTTGATAAAATCATTTATTTTAAAAGCACAATGAATATTCTCTTGTCCTTTGCCATAAATGTTTGCAATTAGATAACCATCATTCCTTAAAGCTTTTGCTTCAGATTTTGAAATACTCTCTCTAATCTTTCCTTCTAACATAACTTTGTCCTTTTGAAAAATTTAAGCCTGCAATTATAGCGAAAAAGACTTAAAAAGACTTAAGCTCATTTTCCGATATAAACTTGTCTTGGTCTTGTAATACGCGTAGCTGGATCTTGGATATGTTCCAAAAGCTGCGCACACCAACCGGGCATTCGTCCAATAACAAAAATCGGTGTAAAGAGTGAGACAGGGATCTTCAAAGCAGAAAGAATAATGCCAGAATAAAAATCCACATTAGGATAAAGATTTCTTTCAACAAAATAGCTATCTTTTAGAGCAACTTCCTCTACTTTATGAGCCAAATCACTTAATCTTGCGTCCATTTTGATACCCTTGGCATCAAGATCATCTTTCAATTTTTTAAGAATCTTCGCACGAGGATCGTAATTTTTATACACACGATGTCCAAATCCCATTAGTCTAAAAGGATCATTCTTATCTTTGGCTTTAGCAATAAATTTTTCTACATTCTTTGCATCGCCAATTTGATTAAGCATATCAAGCACTTTTTCATTTGCTCCCCCATGTGCTGCACCCCAAAGTGCATTCACTCCCGCACTCA
The Helicobacter sp. MIT 05-5293 genome window above contains:
- a CDS encoding 50S ribosomal protein L25/general stress protein Ctc; protein product: MLEGKIRESISKSEAKALRNDGYLIANIYGKGQENIHCAFKINDFIKEVKQKTTLIFQVKVGGKTLDVVIQEYQKDPVSNTILHVDLLLAQKGVVSKYKVPVSVKGSAKGLKNKGVLFISTKRISVKCAAENLPNVYELDVTDLDVGDSILVRDLPQIKGVSVLNRPAVAVVGVIKAK